One Sphingomonas sp. SUN039 genomic window carries:
- a CDS encoding phosphoserine transaminase, which translates to MTELPRPDATPARPHFSSGPCAKPPGWDAARLATESLGRSHRSKIGKARLQRAIDLTREVLGVPDTHRIGIVPGSDTGAFEMAMWTMLGARGVTTLAWESFGEGWVTDAVKQLKLDPVILRADYGSLPDLGAVDWDTDVLFTWNGTTSGVRVPDGEWIDANRAGLSFCDATSAVFAYDLPWDKLDVTTFSWQKVLGGEGAHGVIILGPRAVERLESYTPAWPLPKVFRLVSKGALAEGVFKGETINTPSMLAVEDVIFALEWAQSLGGLSGLMARSDANAAALDNIVRERSWLRHLAADPATRSKTSVCLLVEGADEALIKKFAGLLEAEHAAYDIAGYRDAPPGLRIWCGATVDTADVEALGPWLDWAWAQVKQ; encoded by the coding sequence ATGACTGAGTTACCCCGTCCCGACGCCACACCTGCGCGTCCCCATTTCAGCTCCGGACCCTGTGCCAAGCCGCCCGGCTGGGATGCTGCACGTCTGGCGACCGAATCGCTCGGCCGCTCGCATCGCTCCAAAATCGGCAAGGCGCGGCTGCAGCGCGCAATCGACCTGACCCGCGAAGTGCTCGGCGTCCCCGACACGCACCGCATCGGCATCGTCCCCGGCAGCGACACCGGCGCGTTCGAAATGGCGATGTGGACGATGCTCGGTGCGCGGGGTGTGACCACGCTGGCGTGGGAGAGCTTCGGCGAAGGCTGGGTGACCGATGCGGTCAAGCAGCTGAAGCTCGATCCCGTCATCCTGCGCGCCGATTACGGGTCGCTGCCCGATTTAGGTGCGGTCGATTGGGATACCGATGTGCTGTTCACTTGGAACGGCACGACCAGCGGCGTCCGCGTGCCCGATGGCGAATGGATCGACGCGAACCGCGCGGGCCTGTCGTTCTGCGACGCGACCAGTGCTGTGTTCGCCTACGACCTGCCGTGGGACAAGCTCGATGTCACGACCTTCTCGTGGCAGAAAGTGCTGGGCGGCGAAGGCGCGCACGGCGTCATCATCCTCGGGCCGCGCGCGGTCGAGCGACTGGAGAGTTACACCCCCGCCTGGCCGTTGCCGAAGGTGTTCCGGCTCGTGTCGAAAGGCGCGCTGGCCGAAGGCGTGTTCAAGGGTGAGACGATCAACACGCCCTCGATGCTCGCGGTCGAGGATGTTATTTTTGCGCTCGAATGGGCGCAGTCGCTCGGCGGGCTCAGCGGCCTGATGGCGCGCAGCGATGCCAATGCGGCGGCGCTGGACAACATTGTGCGCGAGCGCTCGTGGCTGCGGCATCTTGCCGCCGACCCGGCGACACGGTCGAAGACGAGCGTGTGCCTGCTGGTGGAGGGCGCTGACGAGGCGCTCATCAAGAAGTTCGCGGGCCTGCTCGAGGCCGAGCATGCCGCCTACGACATTGCCGGATACCGCGATGCACCGCCGGGCTTGCGGATTTGGTGCGGGGCAACGGTCGATACGGCCGATGTCGAAGCGCTGGGGCCGTGGCTCGATTGGGCCTGGGCGCAGGTCAAGCAATAG
- the serA gene encoding phosphoglycerate dehydrogenase, with protein MPKVLISDKMDPKAAQIFRERGVEVDEITGKTKDELIAIIDQYDGLAIRSATKATKEVIAAAKNLKVIGRAGIGVDNVDIPAASAAGIVVMNTPFGNSITTAEHAIALMFALARQLPEADASTQAGKWEKNRFMGVELTSKTLGLIGAGNIGSIVADRALGLKMKVVAYDPFLTPERAVVLGIEKVTLDELLARADFITLHTPLTNETRNILSAEALAKTKKGVRIINCARGGLIDEAALKAAMDSGQVGGAALDVFVEEPATASPLFGTPNFISTPHLGASTSEAQVNVAIQVAEQMADFLMTGGVTNALNMPSLSAEEAPKLKPYMALAERLGSLVGQLAHDNLTKISIEVEGAAAQLNIKPITGAVLAGLMRRYSDTVNMVNAPFLAKERGLDVREVRHDREGTYHTLIRVSVQTEAGEKSVAGTLFGNESPRLTEIFGIKVEADLAGDMLYIVNEDAPGFIGRLGSTLGEAAINIGTFHLGRRDAGGEAVVLLSVDAPIPEPVLWQLCKLPGVKTVKALKF; from the coding sequence ATGCCAAAAGTCCTTATTTCCGACAAAATGGATCCCAAAGCCGCACAGATTTTCCGCGAGCGCGGCGTCGAGGTCGACGAGATCACCGGCAAAACCAAAGACGAGCTGATCGCGATCATCGACCAGTACGACGGTCTGGCGATCCGGTCCGCCACCAAGGCGACCAAGGAAGTCATTGCGGCGGCCAAGAACCTGAAGGTCATCGGCCGCGCCGGGATCGGCGTCGATAACGTCGATATCCCGGCGGCCTCCGCTGCGGGCATCGTCGTCATGAACACGCCGTTCGGCAATTCGATCACCACCGCCGAACACGCGATTGCGCTGATGTTCGCGCTCGCGCGGCAGCTGCCCGAGGCGGATGCATCGACCCAGGCGGGCAAGTGGGAAAAAAACCGCTTCATGGGCGTCGAGCTGACGTCGAAGACGCTCGGCCTCATCGGCGCGGGTAATATCGGCTCGATCGTTGCCGACCGGGCGCTGGGCCTCAAGATGAAGGTCGTAGCGTACGATCCGTTCCTCACCCCCGAGCGCGCGGTCGTGCTCGGCATCGAGAAGGTCACGCTCGACGAGCTGCTGGCGCGTGCCGATTTCATCACGCTGCACACACCGCTGACCAACGAGACGCGCAACATCCTGTCGGCGGAGGCGCTCGCCAAGACCAAGAAGGGCGTCCGCATCATCAATTGCGCGCGCGGCGGCCTGATCGACGAAGCGGCGCTCAAGGCGGCAATGGATTCGGGGCAAGTCGGCGGCGCGGCACTCGACGTGTTCGTCGAGGAACCCGCGACGGCCTCGCCACTGTTCGGCACGCCGAACTTCATCTCGACCCCGCATCTCGGCGCATCGACCAGCGAAGCACAGGTCAATGTCGCGATCCAGGTCGCCGAGCAGATGGCCGATTTCCTGATGACGGGCGGCGTTACCAATGCGCTCAACATGCCGAGCCTGTCCGCCGAGGAAGCGCCGAAGCTGAAACCCTATATGGCGCTCGCCGAACGGCTGGGTAGCCTTGTCGGCCAGCTCGCGCACGACAATCTGACCAAGATTTCGATCGAGGTCGAGGGAGCGGCGGCGCAGCTCAACATCAAGCCGATTACGGGCGCGGTGCTGGCGGGCCTCATGCGGCGCTATTCGGACACGGTGAACATGGTCAACGCGCCATTCCTCGCTAAGGAACGCGGGCTGGACGTGCGCGAAGTACGGCATGACCGCGAAGGCACCTACCACACGCTGATCCGCGTTTCGGTCCAGACCGAAGCGGGTGAAAAGTCGGTGGCGGGCACGCTGTTCGGGAATGAAAGCCCGCGCCTGACCGAAATCTTCGGCATCAAGGTCGAGGCCGATCTGGCGGGCGACATGCTGTATATCGTCAACGAGGACGCGCCTGGCTTCATTGGCCGGCTGGGTTCCACCTTGGGTGAGGCGGCGATCAACATCGGCACCTTCCACCTCGGGCGGCGCGATGCGGGCGGCGAGGCGGTCGTCCTTCTGTCGGTCGATGCGCCGATCCCCGAACCCGTGCTATGGCAGCTGTGCAAACTGCCGGGGGTGAAGACGGTGAAGGCGCTTAAATTCTGA
- a CDS encoding alpha/beta hydrolase: MGDTAPLPKGAQTLSYASDPAQVLDFWPSATGGKSPLIVFVHGGGWKRGSKDNATGQFKPAHFPAEGYAFASINYRLVPAATVEQQAADVASAVKALLARTDVDPRRVVLMGHSAGAHLVALVGTDERYLKGAGLSFADVAGVIPIDGAAYDVPAQMTDGPQMMQGTYGQAFGTDPARQKALSPTFQAAAPNAPEFLLLHVQRPDGVRQANTLSAALKSGGSRVETGSFLGEGLQGHAEINRRLGDPSYPATATVDAWLKRVFGR; encoded by the coding sequence ATGGGCGACACCGCGCCCCTGCCCAAGGGCGCGCAGACTCTGTCCTATGCCAGCGACCCGGCGCAGGTGCTCGATTTCTGGCCCTCGGCGACGGGCGGCAAGTCCCCGTTGATCGTCTTCGTCCACGGCGGCGGCTGGAAACGCGGGAGCAAGGACAATGCGACCGGCCAGTTCAAGCCCGCGCATTTCCCCGCCGAGGGCTATGCCTTCGCGTCGATCAACTACCGCCTCGTGCCCGCAGCCACGGTCGAGCAGCAGGCGGCGGACGTCGCATCCGCCGTCAAGGCGCTGCTGGCGCGGACCGATGTCGATCCCCGGCGTGTCGTCCTGATGGGCCATAGCGCGGGCGCGCATCTCGTCGCGCTGGTCGGCACCGACGAGCGTTATCTGAAAGGCGCGGGGCTGTCGTTTGCCGATGTGGCGGGCGTGATCCCTATCGACGGCGCGGCCTATGACGTGCCCGCGCAAATGACCGACGGCCCGCAGATGATGCAGGGCACCTATGGGCAGGCGTTCGGCACCGACCCCGCGCGGCAAAAGGCACTGTCGCCGACGTTTCAAGCCGCCGCACCCAATGCGCCCGAATTCCTGCTGCTCCATGTCCAGCGGCCCGATGGGGTGCGGCAGGCGAATACGCTGAGCGCGGCGCTGAAATCGGGCGGCAGCCGGGTCGAGACCGGCAGCTTTCTGGGCGAGGGGTTGCAGGGCCATGCCGAAATCAACCGCCGTCTGGGCGACCCGAGCTATCCGGCGACCGCGACGGTCGATGCGTGGTTGAAGCGGGTTTTCGGGCGCTGA
- a CDS encoding extensin family protein — MRRAALLLPFALAACISGPRPPSRRPVVQAPVRGGDPVALRQCIARMDRIVSRYTLLPDRTFGGGCDAVGAIQLTDIGTPVANLGAMTCGLGEAFTNWVQQDIQGPARQFLNARVVRIESMGTYSCRNVNGAATGKLSEHAHANAVDIGAFVLDDGRRLSVKDWWFGDGEAAMFLRAVRASGCRRFTTVLSPDYNAQHHDHLHFDMGGRPFCR, encoded by the coding sequence ATGCGCCGCGCCGCTCTCTTGCTCCCGTTTGCCCTTGCCGCATGTATTTCCGGCCCGCGCCCGCCGTCGCGCCGTCCGGTGGTGCAGGCACCGGTGCGGGGGGGCGACCCCGTTGCGCTCCGCCAGTGCATCGCGCGGATGGACCGGATCGTGTCGCGCTACACCTTGCTGCCCGACCGGACGTTCGGCGGCGGCTGCGATGCGGTCGGGGCGATCCAGCTGACGGACATCGGCACGCCGGTCGCCAATCTGGGTGCGATGACGTGCGGCCTGGGCGAGGCGTTCACCAACTGGGTGCAGCAGGACATCCAGGGTCCGGCGCGCCAGTTTCTGAACGCGCGGGTCGTGCGGATCGAAAGCATGGGCACCTATTCGTGCCGCAACGTCAACGGCGCCGCGACCGGCAAATTGTCCGAGCACGCCCATGCCAATGCGGTCGATATCGGTGCGTTCGTGCTCGACGACGGGCGGCGGCTGTCGGTCAAGGACTGGTGGTTCGGCGACGGCGAGGCGGCGATGTTCCTGCGTGCCGTCCGTGCGAGCGGATGCCGCCGCTTCACCACCGTGCTCAGCCCGGACTACAACGCCCAGCACCACGACCATCTGCATTTCGATATGGGCGGACGGCCATTCTGCCGCTAG
- a CDS encoding ATP phosphoribosyltransferase regulatory subunit, with product MGAGGLLPQGLRDRLPGEAATQARTVRALLDSIEGRGYNRVSPPLAEYEDGLAARLKSSRTDLARFVDPLSQRTLAIRPDITPQIARIVSTQLAEVPRPLRLAYAGPVLKLGATQLNPQREAMQVGAELIGDDSVAAACEITGIAVAALKAAGVEGITVDLTMPDLVQTLAGLLLSPGEIADLDALLDMKDAGGLAEAGYASWLPLIAATGPVAPALDALRKFDHAGLMTSRIAGIEAIAAELAGSGVRVTLDPTERHGFEYHSWFGFSLFLSSGTNAVGRGGCYTIAHGDGHDEAATGFSVYPDGFG from the coding sequence ATGGGCGCAGGCGGACTCCTGCCGCAAGGCCTGCGCGACCGCCTCCCCGGTGAGGCGGCGACGCAGGCGCGCACCGTACGCGCGTTGCTCGATAGCATCGAGGGGCGCGGGTACAACCGCGTGTCGCCGCCGCTTGCCGAGTATGAAGACGGGCTGGCCGCGCGGCTGAAATCGTCGCGCACCGACCTGGCGCGCTTCGTCGATCCGCTGTCGCAGCGCACGCTGGCGATCCGGCCCGATATTACGCCGCAGATCGCCCGGATCGTCTCGACGCAACTGGCCGAGGTGCCGCGACCGTTGCGGCTGGCCTATGCGGGGCCGGTGCTCAAACTCGGCGCGACGCAGCTCAATCCGCAGCGCGAGGCGATGCAGGTCGGGGCCGAACTGATCGGCGACGATTCGGTGGCGGCGGCATGCGAGATTACCGGCATTGCGGTGGCCGCATTGAAGGCGGCGGGGGTCGAGGGCATCACGGTCGATCTGACAATGCCCGATCTGGTGCAGACACTGGCGGGACTGCTCCTTTCGCCCGGCGAGATTGCCGACCTTGATGCGCTGCTCGACATGAAGGATGCAGGCGGTCTGGCGGAGGCGGGTTACGCAAGCTGGCTCCCGCTGATTGCAGCGACCGGCCCTGTAGCGCCCGCGCTCGATGCACTCCGCAAGTTCGATCACGCAGGCCTGATGACCTCGCGCATCGCCGGGATCGAGGCAATTGCGGCGGAACTGGCTGGAAGCGGTGTCCGCGTCACCCTCGACCCGACCGAGCGCCACGGCTTCGAATACCACAGCTGGTTCGGCTTCTCGCTGTTCCTGTCCAGCGGCACGAACGCGGTCGGGCGTGGCGGATGCTACACCATCGCGCATGGCGACGGGCATGACGAGGCGGCGACGGGGTTCTCGGTCTATCCGGACGGATTTGGGTAG